From a region of the Solanum stenotomum isolate F172 chromosome 2, ASM1918654v1, whole genome shotgun sequence genome:
- the LOC125857019 gene encoding U-box domain-containing protein 15 isoform X1 codes for MVSAGEKAIEQGFKMDEENDQSNQITTPIDKRDLVYELTGIIHIISSYAEFRRTQRKESRNLVRRMKLLLPLLEEIRDFEGKIPESGVQCLVKMKKAFHSAKKLLKTCHCGSKLYLALESEAVIRRFHSVYEKLSQTLDGMPYEELGISDEEKEQVELMIIQFKRSKKRIDTQDMELAMDLMVSLSTENDRNADSASIERLAKKLELHTVEDLKAEMISVKEVIKERRSHNAENTQRIVDLLDKLKKLAGMEETGPCDEPVMPKALEKSTSIAIPNEFLCPITLQIMADPVIISTGQTYERESIQQWLDSNHHTCPKTGETLTHLSLAPNFALRNLIEEWCLKNNFQLPAKETPMNPESPSAGSDEKLLSLIKDLSFSHLEVQRKAVTKIRMLSKENPEKRTLIANYGGIPPLVLLLSYPDSKIQEHAVTALLNLSIDESNKKLISRENAIPEIIEILQNGSVGAKENSAAALFSLSMLDENKVAIGSLNGIPPLIDLLKNGTIRGRKDAITALFNLCFNHANKSIAIQAGIVAPLLQLLEEKHLDMVDETLSILLILATHPEGRQVIGKLSFIETLVNLMKDGTPKNKECSVAVLFELSTYNSNLMLAALQYGVYEYLVEIGKEGTDRGQRKAKSILQLMTKTEQIPY; via the exons ATGGTATCAGCTGGGGAAAAAGCTATTGAACAAGGGTTTAAAATGGATGAAGAAAATGatcaatcaaatcaaattacaaCTCCTATTGATAAAAGGGATTTGGTATATGAACTTACGGGTATAATTCATATTATAAGTTCTTACGCCGAATTTAGGAGGACTCAAAGAAAGGAAAGTCGTAACCTTGTACGTAGGATGAaacttttattaccccttttagAAGAAATTCGAGATTTCGAAGGAAAAATACCTGAATCAGGTGTTCAATGTTTGGTGAAAATGAAGAAGGCATTTCATTCTgctaaaaaattgttaaaaactTGTCATTGTGGTAGCAAGCTTTACCTG GCTTTGGAAAGTGAGGCTGTTATAAGGAGATTTCATTCTGTATATGAAAAATTAAGCCAAACTTTGGATGGAATGCCTTATGAAGAACTTGGTATTTCCGATGAAGAGAAAGAACAG GTGGAGTTGATGATCATTCAATTTAAAAGGTCTAAGAAACGAATTGATACTCAAGATATGGAACTCGCGATGGATTTGATGGTTTCATTGTCCACAGAGAATGATCGAAATGCAGATAGTGCTAGTATAGAAAGGCTAGCGAAAAAACTGGAATTGCATACAGTTGAAGATCTAAAAGCTGAAATGATATCAGTTAAAGAAGTTATCAAGGAAAGACGATCACATAATGCTGAGAACACACAACGAATCGTTGATCTTCTagataaattgaaaaaattagcAGGTATGGAAGAAACTGGTCCTTGTGATGAACCTGTTATGCCTAAAGCTCTCGAGAAATCAACCTCGATAGCTATACCAAATGAGTTTCTTTGTCCTATCACATTACAGATTATGGCTGATCCGGTTATTATCTCAACAGGACAG ACGTATGAAAGAGAGAGTATACAACAGTGGTTGGATTCAAATCACCATACATGTCCGAAAACGGGGGAAACTTTGACACATTTATCATTAGCACCAAACTTTGCTCTAAGGAATTTAATTGAAGAGTGGTGTTTGAAAAACAACTTTCAACTTCCAGCAAAAGAGACTCCAATGAACCCCGAAAGTCCTTCTGCTGGAAGTGATGAAAAGCTATTGTCGTTGATTAAAGACCTGTCTTTTAGTCATTTAGAAGTGCAGAGAAAGGCTGTAACAAAGATCAGAATGCTTTCGAAAGAAAATCCAGAGAAACGAACATTGATAGCTAATTATGGAGGAATTCCACCACTCGTGTTGCTACTTTCCTATCCGGATTCCAAAATCCAGGAACATGCTGTGACAGCTCTTTTAAACTTGTCAATCGATGAATCAAACAAGAAACTTATATCCAGAGAAAACGCGATTCCTGAAATAATTGAGATTTTGCAAAATGGAAGTGTTGGAGCTAAAGAGAACTCTGCAGCAGCATTGTTTAGCTTATCAATGCTTGATGAAAACAAAGTAGCTATAGGTTCGTTAAATGGCATCCCTCCGTTGATTGATCTGTTAAAAAATGGAACAATCAGAGGGAGAAAGGATGCTATTACTGCACTTTTCAATCTATGTTTCAACCATGCTAACAAAAGTATCGCGATCCAAGCTGGGATTGTAGCACCATTACTTCAACTACTAGAGGAAAAACACTTAGACATGGTTGATGAGACATTGTCAATATTGTTGATTCTCGCGACTCATCCAGAAGGCAGACAGGTAATTGGAAAGCTTTCATTCATCGAAACACTGGTAAATTTGATGAAGGATGGCACTCCCAAGAACAAGGAATGTTCTGTGGCTGTACTTTTCGAGTTGAGTACCTATAATTCAAATCTTATGCTTGCTGCCCTTCAATACGGCGTGTATGAATATCTAGTAGAGATAGGTAAGGAGGGAACTGATCGTGGCCAAAGGAAAGCAAAATCAATACTACAACTTATGACCAAAACTGAGCAGATCCCATATTGA
- the LOC125857019 gene encoding U-box domain-containing protein 15 isoform X2 — MVSAGEKAIEQGFKMDEENDQSNQITTPIDKRDLVYELTGIIHIISSYAEFRRTQRKESRNLVRRMKLLLPLLEEIRDFEGKIPESGVQCLVKMKKAFHSAKKLLKTCHCGSKLYLVELMIIQFKRSKKRIDTQDMELAMDLMVSLSTENDRNADSASIERLAKKLELHTVEDLKAEMISVKEVIKERRSHNAENTQRIVDLLDKLKKLAGMEETGPCDEPVMPKALEKSTSIAIPNEFLCPITLQIMADPVIISTGQTYERESIQQWLDSNHHTCPKTGETLTHLSLAPNFALRNLIEEWCLKNNFQLPAKETPMNPESPSAGSDEKLLSLIKDLSFSHLEVQRKAVTKIRMLSKENPEKRTLIANYGGIPPLVLLLSYPDSKIQEHAVTALLNLSIDESNKKLISRENAIPEIIEILQNGSVGAKENSAAALFSLSMLDENKVAIGSLNGIPPLIDLLKNGTIRGRKDAITALFNLCFNHANKSIAIQAGIVAPLLQLLEEKHLDMVDETLSILLILATHPEGRQVIGKLSFIETLVNLMKDGTPKNKECSVAVLFELSTYNSNLMLAALQYGVYEYLVEIGKEGTDRGQRKAKSILQLMTKTEQIPY, encoded by the exons ATGGTATCAGCTGGGGAAAAAGCTATTGAACAAGGGTTTAAAATGGATGAAGAAAATGatcaatcaaatcaaattacaaCTCCTATTGATAAAAGGGATTTGGTATATGAACTTACGGGTATAATTCATATTATAAGTTCTTACGCCGAATTTAGGAGGACTCAAAGAAAGGAAAGTCGTAACCTTGTACGTAGGATGAaacttttattaccccttttagAAGAAATTCGAGATTTCGAAGGAAAAATACCTGAATCAGGTGTTCAATGTTTGGTGAAAATGAAGAAGGCATTTCATTCTgctaaaaaattgttaaaaactTGTCATTGTGGTAGCAAGCTTTACCTG GTGGAGTTGATGATCATTCAATTTAAAAGGTCTAAGAAACGAATTGATACTCAAGATATGGAACTCGCGATGGATTTGATGGTTTCATTGTCCACAGAGAATGATCGAAATGCAGATAGTGCTAGTATAGAAAGGCTAGCGAAAAAACTGGAATTGCATACAGTTGAAGATCTAAAAGCTGAAATGATATCAGTTAAAGAAGTTATCAAGGAAAGACGATCACATAATGCTGAGAACACACAACGAATCGTTGATCTTCTagataaattgaaaaaattagcAGGTATGGAAGAAACTGGTCCTTGTGATGAACCTGTTATGCCTAAAGCTCTCGAGAAATCAACCTCGATAGCTATACCAAATGAGTTTCTTTGTCCTATCACATTACAGATTATGGCTGATCCGGTTATTATCTCAACAGGACAG ACGTATGAAAGAGAGAGTATACAACAGTGGTTGGATTCAAATCACCATACATGTCCGAAAACGGGGGAAACTTTGACACATTTATCATTAGCACCAAACTTTGCTCTAAGGAATTTAATTGAAGAGTGGTGTTTGAAAAACAACTTTCAACTTCCAGCAAAAGAGACTCCAATGAACCCCGAAAGTCCTTCTGCTGGAAGTGATGAAAAGCTATTGTCGTTGATTAAAGACCTGTCTTTTAGTCATTTAGAAGTGCAGAGAAAGGCTGTAACAAAGATCAGAATGCTTTCGAAAGAAAATCCAGAGAAACGAACATTGATAGCTAATTATGGAGGAATTCCACCACTCGTGTTGCTACTTTCCTATCCGGATTCCAAAATCCAGGAACATGCTGTGACAGCTCTTTTAAACTTGTCAATCGATGAATCAAACAAGAAACTTATATCCAGAGAAAACGCGATTCCTGAAATAATTGAGATTTTGCAAAATGGAAGTGTTGGAGCTAAAGAGAACTCTGCAGCAGCATTGTTTAGCTTATCAATGCTTGATGAAAACAAAGTAGCTATAGGTTCGTTAAATGGCATCCCTCCGTTGATTGATCTGTTAAAAAATGGAACAATCAGAGGGAGAAAGGATGCTATTACTGCACTTTTCAATCTATGTTTCAACCATGCTAACAAAAGTATCGCGATCCAAGCTGGGATTGTAGCACCATTACTTCAACTACTAGAGGAAAAACACTTAGACATGGTTGATGAGACATTGTCAATATTGTTGATTCTCGCGACTCATCCAGAAGGCAGACAGGTAATTGGAAAGCTTTCATTCATCGAAACACTGGTAAATTTGATGAAGGATGGCACTCCCAAGAACAAGGAATGTTCTGTGGCTGTACTTTTCGAGTTGAGTACCTATAATTCAAATCTTATGCTTGCTGCCCTTCAATACGGCGTGTATGAATATCTAGTAGAGATAGGTAAGGAGGGAACTGATCGTGGCCAAAGGAAAGCAAAATCAATACTACAACTTATGACCAAAACTGAGCAGATCCCATATTGA
- the LOC125854450 gene encoding G2/mitotic-specific cyclin-2-like: MAGSDENYPGVIRPSNLQGGLRPGVGGKVTGGLGQNRRALSTINRNVMGAPPLHCAVVHKRNDITENKTNAATNKIPPVPIHRPITRKLAAQIASKQHQPAVEVTKPPVPVVPIRNESADCIIIDAEEYKTTGNSAVPMFVQHTEAMMEEIDRMDEEIEMEDAEDWSIVDIDSPDKKNSLAVVEYIDDIYAYYKKAEIVSCVPPNYMEQQFDINERMRGILIDWLIEVHYKFELLEETLYLTVNLIDRFLAVQSVIRKKLQLVGITAMLLACKYEEVSVPVVEDLILISDRAYTRKEVLEMEKLMVNALQFNMTVPTAYAFMRRFLKAAQSDKKVELVSFFLIELCLVEYEMLRFPPSMLAAAAIFTAQCTLGVSKEWNKTCERHSSYVKDQLLECSKLMVCFHQKAAIGKLTGVHRKYSTSKYGYATRCEPASFLLEAWF; encoded by the exons ATGGCTGGATCAGATGAGAACTACCCAGGAGTGATTAGGCCTTCAAATCTTCAAG GGGGATTGAGGCCTGGTGTTGGAGGAAAAGTGACTGGAGGGTTGGGGCAAAATAGGAGGGCACTAAGCACAATCAATAGGAATGTAATGGGAGCTCCCCCATTACACTGTGCTGTTGTTCATAAGAGAAATGACATTACCGA AAACAAAACCAATGCTGCTACTAACAAGATCCCTCCTGTTCCGATTCATCGTCCAATCACAAG GAAGTTAGCTGCGCAAATTGCAAGCAAACAGCATCAACCAGCAGTCGAG GTAACAAAGCCACCAGTCCCAGTGGTACCAATTAGAAATGAATCAGCAGACTGCATTATTATAGATGCTGAAGAATACAAGACCACTGGTAATTCCGCTGTGCCAATGTTTGTGCAACATACAGAAGCAATGATGGAGGAAATTGATAGGATG GATGAGGAAATAGAGATGGAAGATGCAGAAGATTGGTCAATTGTGGACATAGACAGTCCTGATAAAAAGAACTCACTTGCAGTAGTGGAATACATCGACGACATCTATGCTTACTACAAGAAGGCTGAG ATCGTTAGCTGCGTCCCTCCAAACTATATGGAACAACAATTTGATATCAATGAGAGGATGAGAGGCATCCTCATTGACTGGCTGATTGAG GTACACTACAAGTTTGAACTGTTGGAGGAGACTTTGTATTTGACTGTGAATCTCATCGATAGATTCCTGGCAGTTCAGTCAGTGATAAGGAAAAAGCTTCAACTTGTTGGAATAACAGCTATGCTTCTTGCCTGCAAATATGAAGAGGTTTCTGTACCTGTAGTGGAGGATCTAATTTTGATCTCTGACAGAGCTTACACCAGAAAAGAAGTGCTTGAAATG GAAAAGTTGATGGTTAATGCCTTACAGTTCAACATGACGGTGCCTACAGCATATGCATTTATGAGGCGGTTTCTTAAAGCCGCTCAATCTGATAAGAAG GTGGAGCTCGTGTCGTTCTTCTTGATTGAGCTATGTCTAGTTGAGTATGAAATGCTTCGATTCCCACCATCAATGCTTGCAGCTGCTGCTATCTTTACTGCACAATGCACTCTCGGTGTGTCTAAGGAGTGGAATAAAACCTGTGAGAGGCATAGCAGCTATGTCAAAGATCAACTTTT GGAATGCTCGAAATTGATGGTTTGTTTCCATCAGAAGGCAGCAATTGGGAAGCTTACTGGCGTGCACCGAAAGTACAGCACTTCTAAATATGGCTATGCTACTAGATGTGAACCAGCTTCTTTTCTATTAGAAGCATGGTTTTAG
- the LOC125854443 gene encoding BTB/POZ domain-containing protein At2g30600 produces MVHYQQYSEVSKEELFPQREMMEKKQKKFLTVAPFECAWPNDLRFREAGRGCVAFDAFAHNDVTVVFREQVGSQHYHYKRDNCPHYTVIIGSHRNKRLKIEVDGKTVVDAAGVGLCCSSAFQSYWISIYDGLISIGKGRYPFQNLCFQWLDSNPNCTVQYIGLSSWDKHVGYRNVNVLPATPNHLSLWKHVDFVEHDFGEDDLEQELEDGIANYESWGLGKFLENWELSDMFFIVGKEERAVPAHKLVLEACGDFCLSSSVEEAVHLPDISYSVLHALLQYIYTGHTQILESDLCSLKSLSLQYKVMSLVRQCEEILERIMSNKLLVDSTQLVDIFYPSWLQCSKTFPYGLPIDRERLERFLSTGEYSDLDLYVGVHDIVLRSHKVILGSWSTPFTKMFTIGMRESVSSVVCLKDVPLEAFKIMLEFMYSGELNKEATEGINTLLLQLLLLADEFGVTLLHQECCKILLECLSEDSVCPILQVISSIPSCKLIEETCERIFSMHFDYCTTASIDFVMLDESSFSNILKHTDLTVTSEERVLNAIFLWCLQARELCGWEAVNELMVNSTPEMLFGERFESLNEFLHLVRFPLLSPDLLNKFEQSCLSQQIPTFDHLVKEALRFLEFEVTDFQGSQRFQHRKSSFKELLYICDGDSNGVLYFAGTSYGKHQWVNPVLSKRVIITASSPISRCTDPKVLVSRNFQGTSVAGPQMEGGRNTSWWMVDIGPDHQLMCNYYTLRQDGSRAFIRRWNFQGSLDGKSWTNLRVHENDQTICKPGQFASWPITGSNALLPFRFFRVLMTGPTTDDTNPWNCCICFLELYGYFR; encoded by the exons ATGGTTCATTATCAGCAGTATTCTGAAGTGAGTAAAGAGGAATTGTTTCCTCAGAGAGAAATGATGGAGAAGAAGCAGAAGAAGTTTCTTACTGTGGCCCCGTTTGAGTGTGCCTGGCCTAATGATCTGAGATTTAGAGAAGCAGGAAGGGGTTGTGTAGCTTTTGATGCTTTCGCGCATAACGATGTAACAGTTGTTTTTCGGGAGCAGGTAGGGAGTCAGCACTATCACTACAAAAGGGATAACTGTCCACACTATACTGTAATCATTGGTAGTCATAGGAACAAGAGATTGAAAATTGAGGTTGATGGTAAAACAGTGGTGGACGCTGCTGGTGTCGGTCTTTGTTGTTCTTCAGCATTTCAAAGCTACTGGATTAGTATCTATGATGGATTGATTAGCATTGGCAAGGGAAGGTATCCTTTCCAGAATCTTTGCTTTCAGTGGCTTGATTCAAATCCCAATTGTACCGTTCAGTACATTGGTCTTAGCAGTTGGGATAAACATGTTGGCTACAGGAATGTTAATGTACTGCCTGCCACACCAAATCATTTATCTTTGTGGAAACATGTGGATTTTGTTGAGCATGATTTTGGAGAGGATGATTTAGAACAAGAGTTAGAAGATGGAATTGCTAATTATGAAAGTTGGGGTCTTGGAAAGTTTCTTGAGAATTGGGAGTTATCGGATATGTTTTTCATTGTTGGGAAGGAAGAAAGGGCTGTTCCAGCTCATAAACTAGTTTTAGAGGCATGTGGGGATTTTTGTCTTAGTTCATCAGTTGAAGAAGCTGTTCACCTGCCAGACATAAGTTATTCTGTTCTTCATGCACTTCTTCAGTACATCTACACTGGACATACTCAG ATTTTGGAGTCTGATCTCTGCTCATTGAAGTCTTTGAGCTTACAATACAAAGTGATGTCATTGGTGAGGCAATGTGAAGAGATCCTTGAGCGAATTATGTCTAATAAGCTACTCGTTGACTCAACTCAGCTTGTAGACATATTTTATCCAAGCTGGCTCCAATGCAGCAAAACTTTTCCTTATGGGTTGCCAATTGATAGAGAAAGGCTTGAACGGTTCCTCTCGACTGGAGAGTATAGTGATCTAGACCTTTATGTTGGAGTTCATGATATTGTTTTGCGATCACATAAAGTGATCCTTGGGTCATGGAGTACTCCTTTCACAAAG ATGTTTACAATTGGAATGAGGGAGAGTGTTTCTTCAGTGGTCTGCTTAAAAGATGTTCCTCTTGAAGCATTCAAGATTATGCTAGAATTCATGTACAGTGGAGAACTTAATAAAGAAGCTACTGAGGGAATCAATACCTTGTTACTTCAGCTACTTTTACTAGCCGATGAGTTTGGGGTAACACTTCTTCATCAGGAGTGCTGCAAAATACTTCTGGAGTGCCTCTCAGAG GACTCAGTATGCCCAATTCTTCAAGTGATATCATCTATTCCCTCATGTAAACTCATCGAAGAAACCTGTGAGAGGATATTCTCCATGCACTTTGATTATTGTACAACTGCAAGCATTGACTTTGTCATGTTAGATGAATCAAGTTTTAGCAATATCCTTAAG CATACAGATTTGACAGTGACATCTGAAGAGAGAGTTCTCAATGCCATCTTCCTTTGGTGCTTACAAGCAAGAGAACTGTGTGGATGGGAAGCAGTAAACGAATTGATGGTAAATTCAACACCTGAGATGCTTTTTGGAGAGAGATTTGAGTCTCTAAATGAATTTCTGCATCTTGTGCGGTTCCCTTTACTTTCACCTGATTTGCTGAATAAG TTTGAACAGAGTTGCCTTAGCCAGCAAATTCCCACTTTTGACCATCTG GTTAAAGAGGCATTAAGATTTCTGGAATTTGAGGTCACCGATTTTCAAGGAAGCCAGAG ATTTCAGCATAGAAAATCAAGTTTTAAGGAGCTGCTCTACATATGCGATGGAGATAGCAACGGGGTCCTTTATTTTGCTGGCACATCATATGGGAAACACCAGTGGGTGAATCCTGTTTTGTCCAAG AGAGTAATTATCACGGCTAGTAGCCCCATTTCAAGATGCACTGATCCCAAGGTGTTAGTATCGAGGAACTTCCAG GGTACATCTGTTGCTGGACCTCAGATGGAGGGCGGAAGAAACACTTCGTGGTGGATGGTTGATATTGGTCCGGATCACCAG CTCATGTGTAACTACTACACATTAAGACAGGACGGATCAAGAGCATTTATCAGACGTTGGAACTTTCAG GGGTCTTTGGATGGGAAAAGTTGGACAAACCTGAGAGTGCATGAGAATGATCAAACTATTTGCAAGCCAGGTCAATTTGCATCATGGCCAATTACTGGTTCAAATGCATTacttcctttcagattctttcgAGTTCTCATGACCGGTCCTACTACAGACGATACTAACCCGTGGAACTGTTGCATCTGCTTCTTAGAACTCTATGGCTATTTTCGTTAG
- the LOC125854442 gene encoding 1,4-alpha-glucan-branching enzyme — protein sequence MEINFNVLSKPIRGSFPSFSPKVSSGASRNKICFPSQHSTGLKFGSQERSWDISSTPKSRVRKDERIKHSSAISAVLTDDNSTMAPLEEDVKTENIGLLNLDPALEPYLDHFRYRMKRYVDQKMLIEKYEGPLEEFAQGYLKFGFNREDGCIVYREWAPAAQEAEVIGDFNGWNGSNHMMEKDQFGVWSIRIPDVDSKPVIPHNSRVKFRFKHGNGVWVDRIPAWIKYATADATKFAAPYDGVYWDPPPSERYHFKYPRPPKPRAPRIYEAHVGMSSSEPRVNSYREFADDVLPRIKANNYNTVQLMAIMEHSYYGSFGYHVTNFFAVSSRYGNPEDLKYLIDKAHSLGLQVLVDVVHSHASNNVTDGLNGFDIGQGSQESYFHAGERGYHKLWDSRLFNYANWEVLRFLLSNLRWWLEEYNFDGFRFDGITSMLYVHHGINMGFTGTYNEYFSEATDVDAVVYLMLANNLIHKIFPDATVIAEDVSGMPGLGRPVSEGGIGFDYRLAMAIPDKWIDYLKNKNDEDWSMKEVTSSLTNRRYTEKCIAYAESHDQSIVGDKTIAFLLMDKEMYPGMSCLTDASPVVDRGIALHKMIHFFTMALGGEGYLNFMGNEFGHPEWIDFPREGNNWSYDKCRRQWNLADSEHLRYKFMNAFDRAMNLLDEKFSFLASGKQIVSSMDDDSKVVVFERGDLVFVFNFHPNNTYEGYKVGCDLPGKYRVALDSDAWEFGGHGRTGHDVDHFTSPEGIPGVPETNFNGRPNSFKVLSPARTCVAYYRVDECMSETEVYQTDISSELLPTANIEESDEKLKDSLSTNISNVDERMSETEVYQTDISSELLPTASIEESDEKLKDSLSTNMSNIGQTVVVSVEESDEKLKDSPSVSIISDVVPAEWGDSDANVWGED from the exons ATGGAAATTAATTTCAATGTTTTATCAAAACCTATTCGAGGATCTTTTCCATCTTTCTCACCTAAAGTTTCTTCAGGG GCTTCTAGAAATAAGATATGTTTTCCTTCTCAACATAGTACTGGACTGAAGTTTGGATCTCAGGAACGGTCTTGGGATATTTCTTCCACCCCAAAATCAAGAGTTAGAAAAGATGAAAGG ATAAAGCACAGTTCAGCTATTTCCGCTGTTTTGACCGATGACAATTCGACAATGGCACCCCTAGAGGAAGATGTCAAGACTGAAAATATTGGCCTCCTAAATTTGGATCCAGCTTTGGAACCTTATCTAGATCACTTCAGATACAGAATGAAGAGATATGTGGATCAGAAAATGCTCATTGAAAAATATGAGGGACCCCTTGAGGAATTTGCTCAAG GTTATTTAAAATTTGGATTCAACAGGGAAGATGGTTGCATAGTCTATCGTGAATGGGCTCCTGCTGCTCA GGAAGCAGAAGTTATTGGCGATTTCAATGGATGGAACGGTTCCAACCACATGATGGAGAAGGACCAGTTTGGTGTTTGGAGTATTAGAATTCCTGATGTTGACAGTAAGCCAGTCATTCCACACAACTCCAGAGTTAAGTTTCGTTTCAAACATGGTAATGGAGTGTGGGTAGATCGTATCCCTGCTTGGATAAAGTATGCCACTGCCGACGCCACAAAGTTTGCAGCACCATATGATGGTGTCTACTGGGACCCACCACCTTCAGAAAG GTACCACTTCAAATACCCTCGCCCTCCCAAACCCCGAGCCCCACGAATCTACGAAGCACATGTCGGCATGAGCAGCTCTGAGCCACGTGTAAATTCGTATCGTGAGTTTGCAGATGATGTTTTACCTCGGATTAAGGCAAATAACTATAATACTGTCCAGTTGATGGCCATAATGGAACATTCTTACTATGGATCATTTGGATATCATGTTACAAACTTTTTTGCTGTGAGCAGTAGATATGGAAACCCAGAGGACCTAAAGTATCTGATAGATAAAGCACATAGCTTGGGTTTACAGGTTCTGGTGGATGTAGTTCACAGTCATGCAAGCAATAATGTCACTGATGGCCTCAATGGCTTTGATATTGGCCAAGGTTCTCAAGAATCCTACTTTCATGCTGGAGAGCGAGGGTACCATAAGTTGTGGGATAGCAGGCTGTTCAACTATGCCAATTGGGAGGTTCTTCGTTTCCTTCTTTCCAACTTGAGGTGGTGGCTAGAAGAGTATAACTTTGACGGATTTCGATTTGATGGAATAACTTCTATGCTGTATGTTCATCATGGAATCAATATGGGATTTACAGGAACCTATAATGAGTATTTCAGCGAGGCTACAGATGTTGATGCTGTGGTCTATTTAATGTTGGCCAATAATCTGATTCACAAGATTTTCCCAGACGCAACTGTTATTGCCGAAGATGTTTCTGGTATGCCGGGCCTTGGCCGGCCTGTTTCTGAGGGAGGAATTGGTTTTGATTACCGCCTGGCAATGGCAATCCCAGATAAGTGGATAGATTATCTAAAGAATAAGAATGATGAAGATTGGTCCATGAAGGAAGTAACATCGAGTTTGACAAATAGGAGATATACAGAGAAGTGTATAGCATATGCGGAGAGCCATGATCAg TCTATTGTCGGTGACAAGACCATTGCATTTCTCCTAATGGACAAAGAGATGTATCCTGGCATGTCTTGCTTGACAGATGCTTCTCCTGTTGTTGATCGAGGAATTGCGCTTCACAAG ATGATCCATTTTTTCACAATGGCCTTGGGAGGAGAGGGATACCTCAATTTCATGGGTAACGAG TTTGGCCATCCTGAGTGGATTGACTTCCCTAGAGAGGGCAATAATTGGAGTTATGACAAATGTAGACGCCAGTGGAACCTCGCGGATAGTGAACACTTGAGATACAAG tttatgaatgcatttGATAGAGCTATGAATTTGCTCGATGAAAAGTTCTCATTCCTCGCATCAGGAAAACAGATAGTAAGCAGCATGGATGATGATAGTAAG GTTGTTGTGTTTGAACGTGGTGACCTGGTATTTGTATTCAACTTCCACCCAAATAACACATACGAAGG GTATAAAGTTGGATGTGACTTGCCAGGGAAGTACAGAGTTGCACTGGACAGTGATGCTTGGGAATTTGGTGGCCATGGAAGA ACTGGTCATGATGTTGACCATTTCACATCACCAGAAGGAATACCTGGAGTTCCAGAAACAAATTTCAATGGTCGTCCAAATTCCTTCAAAGTGCTGTCTCCTGCGCGAACATGTGTG GCTTATTACAGAGTTGACGAATGCATGTCAGAAACTGAAGTTTACCAGACAGACATTTCTAGTGAGCTACTACCAACAGCCAATATCGAGGAGAGTGACGAGAAACTTAAAGATTCATTATCTACAAATATCAGTAACGTTGACGAACGCATGTCAGAAACTGAAGTTTACCAGACAGACATTTCTAGTGAGCTACTACCAACAGCCAGTATCGAGGAGAGTGATGAGAAACTTAAAGATTCATTATCTACAAATATGAGTAACATTGGTCAGACTGTTGTAGTTTCTGTTGAGGAGAGTGACGAGAAACTTAAAGATTCACCATCTGTAAGCATCATTAGTGATGTTGTTCCAGCTGAATGGGGTGATTCGGATGCAAACGTCTGGGGTGAGGACTAG